The DNA region TTCGCGGATCAGACGCCGCGGGTCGTCGAGGACTCGGACGGCATGGAGTGGTGGCAGTTCGAGAACGAACTGGTCATGAACTCTGGTGCCAACGCGATGTCCAGTTGGCCTGCCGCCGAGCGGACGGGTGGGCCCGTGCGCTTCGACGAAGTACGGCCAGGCGTCTATGACGTCCATGCTCGGGTGAAGGACATGGACGTCAACGGCGTTGCGGCATCGTTGTGCTTCCCGTCCATGGTTTTCGGGTTCTGCGGCCAGCGATTCACCAAGTTCTCCGACCAAGAACTGGGCCTTGCCGCGATGCGGGCCTACAACGATTGGATCGCCGAGGGGTGGGTCGGCGAGTACCCAGAGCGATTCATCGCGCAGCAGGTGACTTGGCTGCCCGACCCCCACATCGCCGCCGACGAGATCAGGCGGAACGCAGAACGTGGCTTCAAGGCCGTCAGCTTCAGCGAGAACCCCGAAGCCTTGGGCTTCGACTCGCTGTACTCGGGCAAGTGGGACCCGTTTTTCGCTGCCTGTGCCGAGACCAATACGGTGGTGAATCTGCACGTGGGTTCGTCATCACAGACCATGGTGCCGTCGAAGGACTCTCCGCCGCCTGTCATCGCGGCGCTCTTCGAGATCAACGCATTCGCCGCCGCCACGGATTGGCTGTTCGCGGGGATACCTTCGCGCTTTCCGGAGCTGAAGATCGTCATGTCGGAGAGCGGCATCGCGTGGGTGCCGATGCTGGTTGACAGACTGAGCTTCCTGGAGAGCAGATTCAACAAGGACAACGACGGCGGTATGAACTCGACGTGGTCAGATACGTTGACCCCCAACGAGGTTCTCGCCCGTAGCTTCTGGTACACCTCCTTCTTCGATCCGACCGCATACCGACTCCTCGATGTCATCGGAGAAGACCGGGTGATGATGGAGGTCGACTACCCGCATTCGGATTCCACGTGGCCCGACACCCAGGAATTCATCGAGTATCAAATCGGCGACCTTGATCATGACGTGCAGAAGCGCCTCACCTCCGGCACTGCCGCCGACATTTACCGTCATCCCCTCGTCGATCTGACCGCGCAATGACGCGCGAACCAAACCAGCAAGTCGAACATCAAGTGACATCAGGATAGGTGTACGTGACATCACTCGAAGGCCGCACGGCAATCATCACCGGGTCGGGTCGCGGCCTGGGAAGAGCGCACGCACTGCTGTTTTCGCGTCTGGGCGCGCGGGTCGTAGTCAACGACACGGGCGGTGGACTCGATGGTGACGGCAGCGTTCGCAATGCCGCGCAGGACGTAGTCGACGAGATCCAAGCGGCCGGCGGCGATGCGGTCGCTCATTTCGGAAGCGTGAGCGATTGGGAATCTGCGCGGGACTTGGTCGATCTGGCGGTGAGCACGTTTGGCGGCCTGGACATCCTGGTCAACAACGCGGGGATCCTTCGTGATCGGATGCTGGTAAACATGTCCGAAGCGGAGTGGGACAGCGTGATCGATGTGCACCTCAAGGGCCACTTCAGTCCACTGCATCACGCCGCGGTGTATTGGCGTTCAGAAAGCAAGGCGGGCCGCACGGTCGACGCTTCGGTGGTCAACACCTCGTCCGGGTCGGGTCTGCGCGGCAATCCGGGTCAGATCAACTACGCCTCGGCCAAATCCGGTATCGCGATGATGACTCTTGTCGCCGCGCGCGAATTGTCGCGTTACGGAGTGCGGGTCAATGCGATTGCTCCCGTCGCCCGCACACGCCTGACTGAGAACACACCCGGTTTGGGCGACCGCATCGAACAGCAGGAGGGCTTCGACAAATGGGCCCCCGAGAATGTTTCTCCGCTTGTTGCCTGGCTGGCGTCTCCGGAGTGCCAACTCTCTGGCGAGGTGTTCGGCGTCGTGGGTGGAAGCATCACGCGCCAACAGTGTTGGACGGAGCAGGAAACCTTCGAGAGTGACCACCGCTGGTCCATCGATGAGTTGAAGACCGCACTCGGGCACCTTCCCGCGGGCCCTTCCGAATTCGTCTTCTCCGCATGACCTCACGTGACACGATTCGGCGTGATCGTCTCGACCGGCGCTTCTGCCGGTTTCCGAAACGCTCGGTGAAACGCCAGCACCGCGATTCTTCGCACCGGCTCGTTCTCCCGGTGTTACCAGCGGATAGAACAATAACCATGACGGGCGTTGCCCCGTGAACATAGGGAAATCAACATGCGTGTGACGCGCCCCTCCTGGGCTACCGATGAGGTTGCAGACCTTTACGACATGGCCTGGGAATTCTTGTCGGAAGAAGTCGATCAACGAGCCGAAGAGTGGTCGAGGAATCAGTGCGTGGACCGCGACTTCTGGATGCGGGCAGGCAAACTCGGCCTACTGTGCGTGTCGGTGCCAACCGAGTACGGCGGCGGTGGGGGCGGATTCCTTCATCACGCAGCCATCGCGTCGGCGTACGCGCGCACCGGTGACAAGTCGTGGGGCAACGCGATTCACAGCGGCGTCGTCGCCGACTATCTGGTGGCGTACGGGACCGAAGAGCAGAAGAGACAGTGGTTGCCCCGCATGGCGGCAGGCGAAGTGGTGACCGGGCTCGGGATGTCCGAACCGGGTACCGGTTCGGATCTGAAGAACATCCGGACCACTGCGATTCGCCAGGGTGACCACTACGTGCTCAATGGCGCGAAGACGTTCATCACCAACGGATCATCGGCGGATATGATCGTCGTGGCGGCCAAGACGGATCCAGCGGCCGGGGGCAGAGGGATCTCGCTGCTGATCGTCGACACGCAACTACCCGGCTTTTCTGTCGGTCGGGTGTTGGACAAGATCGGTCAGCACGGCTCGGATACCGCCGAGTTGTTCTTCGAAGATGTAGCTGTTCCCGCCGACCACCTGCTCGGCGTCGAAGGGCGTGGCTTCCCGCAGATGATGGCGCAACTTCCCCAAGAACGCCTGATCATTGGCATCAATGCGGTCGGAGCCACTGAACTGGCGGTTGATCTCACGGTGCGCTACGCCAAAGAGCGACAAGCGTTCGGTGGACCGCTGATCGAAATGCAGAACACCAGGTTCGAACTCGCCGAGTGCGCCACCCTGGCGCGAGTGGCGCGGGAGTTCCTCGACAACTGCATCGTGGGCCATTCCACGCGCGGTGTGGACACGGCCACGGCGGCCATGTGCAAATGGTGGCTGACCCAGGTGCAGTGCGAGGTCATCGACCGTTGCCTGCAACTGTTCGGTGGCTACGGCTATATGCGTGAGTACCCGATTGCCCGACTGTACTGCGACGCGCGCGCCCAAAAGATATACGGCGGGGCCAACGAGATACAGAAAGAGCTCATCGCTCGCTCGTTGTGAGGGACACAGGATTGGTTCACCCGAGAGGATCAGAATGTCAAACTACACGCAGTTGGAACCGCATGTGCTGGTCGAAAGCCATGATTCGGTGCGGGTTCTCACGCTCAATGCCCCGGACCGCTACAACTCGGTCGACGACGACATGCATCAAGCCCTGATCACCGCGTGGCGGCTCTTGGAAGCTGATGAGGACGCCGGCGCCGCGGTGATCACCGGGGCCGGTTCGGCATTCAGCGCCGGCGGTGACATGACGCACCTCCGGAAGGTCCACGACGACCCCGTGCTGCGACGGCGAACGATCCGCAGCGCAGAGCGGTTGATACGTGCGGCGATATCGTGTGAGCTGCCCGTTGTCGCGGCCGTGAACGGTCCCGCAGTGGGGGTCGGCGCGACCCTGGCGCTATTGTCTGACCTCGTCGTCATCGCCGACGACACGTACATTTCCGACCCGCACGTATCGGTCGGAGTGGTCGCCGGCGACGGAGGGGCTTCGCTGTGGCCCTCCTACATGAGCATGATGCGGGCCAAGGAGCATCTGCTGCTGGGAACTCGTGTATCGGCCGAGGAGTGTCTGCTGCTGGGGCTAGCCAACCGCGTGGTGCCACCTTCCGAGGTGTACACCGTCGCCCTGGAATTGGGTGCACGGCTGGCGAGCCAACCGCGTCAAGCCATCCGCGACACCAAACGTGCCCTCAATCTTCACCTACGCCAAGCTGTCGACCGCACCATCGATTTCGCGCTGGCGGCCGAGGGGGAGTCGATGGCTGGCGATGACGTGATGGCCACGGTCGAACGCTTCACCGCCCGCGCGCGATAGCGGCCCACACTCATACTGGTCCGGTGGTGCTCCACTGGGGTTCCCCAGAACAAGTGGACGCGGTTAGCTTGCTTCCAGGGTGACTTTCAGCGTGCGCTCGTAGGTAATGGGTGAGCGCATTCCGATCGCTGAATGTCTACGTTGATGATTGTAGAATCGCATCCAATTGTCAACTGCTGCAATCAATTCAGCCTTTATGGCGAAAGTGTGCCGGTAGTAATGCTCGTGTTTGAACGTCGACCACAGCGCCTCCGCGCCGGCGTTGTCCCAGCAGATGCCGGTGGCACCCATAGAGCGCCGCAGCCCGTGGGCGCTGGCTGCGGCAGCCATGTCGTGGGAGGTGTACTGGGTGCCGCGGTCCGATTGCAGTATGACGCCCTTGACGTGGCCGCCGCGGGTGAACACCGCCCGATCCACCGCGGTGGTCACCAACTCGGTGCGCATGTGGTCATCGACCGCCCAGCCCAGCACCCGTCGCGAATGCTCATCGCGGATCGCACACAGGTACATGTCGCCTTCCCCACAGCTCAGGTAGGTGATGTCGGAGGACCACACCGCATCGATACAGCCCTGGTCAAAACGACGGCCGATCAGATCCGGTGGGAACGACGCACAAGGATCGACGACTGTGGTCGTCTTGAAGGTGCGTGGGCTAATGCCCTCGATGCCCAGATCGGCCATGATCGCCGCGACGGTGTTAGCCGACACCCGTTCTCCGGCATCGTGCAGATCGGCGGTGATCCGCGGTGAGCCGTACGTGCCGCCGGAGTCCTTGTGGTGGGCCAGAATCTTGACTTCCAGATCACGGCGGCGTTGGACCCGTGGCGTCGGCTCACTAGCCGACAGCCGGTCCCGATGCTTGTAGTAGCCCGAGG from Mycolicibacterium sp. MU0053 includes:
- a CDS encoding amidohydrolase family protein, which codes for MAIDLNARLDEQHNTGKVVRRERNLVPDPEPRPVFLPLISVDDHLMEPRETFLGRMPAKFADQTPRVVEDSDGMEWWQFENELVMNSGANAMSSWPAAERTGGPVRFDEVRPGVYDVHARVKDMDVNGVAASLCFPSMVFGFCGQRFTKFSDQELGLAAMRAYNDWIAEGWVGEYPERFIAQQVTWLPDPHIAADEIRRNAERGFKAVSFSENPEALGFDSLYSGKWDPFFAACAETNTVVNLHVGSSSQTMVPSKDSPPPVIAALFEINAFAAATDWLFAGIPSRFPELKIVMSESGIAWVPMLVDRLSFLESRFNKDNDGGMNSTWSDTLTPNEVLARSFWYTSFFDPTAYRLLDVIGEDRVMMEVDYPHSDSTWPDTQEFIEYQIGDLDHDVQKRLTSGTAADIYRHPLVDLTAQ
- a CDS encoding SDR family oxidoreductase, with product MTSLEGRTAIITGSGRGLGRAHALLFSRLGARVVVNDTGGGLDGDGSVRNAAQDVVDEIQAAGGDAVAHFGSVSDWESARDLVDLAVSTFGGLDILVNNAGILRDRMLVNMSEAEWDSVIDVHLKGHFSPLHHAAVYWRSESKAGRTVDASVVNTSSGSGLRGNPGQINYASAKSGIAMMTLVAARELSRYGVRVNAIAPVARTRLTENTPGLGDRIEQQEGFDKWAPENVSPLVAWLASPECQLSGEVFGVVGGSITRQQCWTEQETFESDHRWSIDELKTALGHLPAGPSEFVFSA
- a CDS encoding acyl-CoA dehydrogenase family protein gives rise to the protein MRVTRPSWATDEVADLYDMAWEFLSEEVDQRAEEWSRNQCVDRDFWMRAGKLGLLCVSVPTEYGGGGGGFLHHAAIASAYARTGDKSWGNAIHSGVVADYLVAYGTEEQKRQWLPRMAAGEVVTGLGMSEPGTGSDLKNIRTTAIRQGDHYVLNGAKTFITNGSSADMIVVAAKTDPAAGGRGISLLIVDTQLPGFSVGRVLDKIGQHGSDTAELFFEDVAVPADHLLGVEGRGFPQMMAQLPQERLIIGINAVGATELAVDLTVRYAKERQAFGGPLIEMQNTRFELAECATLARVAREFLDNCIVGHSTRGVDTATAAMCKWWLTQVQCEVIDRCLQLFGGYGYMREYPIARLYCDARAQKIYGGANEIQKELIARSL
- a CDS encoding enoyl-CoA hydratase/isomerase family protein; the encoded protein is MSNYTQLEPHVLVESHDSVRVLTLNAPDRYNSVDDDMHQALITAWRLLEADEDAGAAVITGAGSAFSAGGDMTHLRKVHDDPVLRRRTIRSAERLIRAAISCELPVVAAVNGPAVGVGATLALLSDLVVIADDTYISDPHVSVGVVAGDGGASLWPSYMSMMRAKEHLLLGTRVSAEECLLLGLANRVVPPSEVYTVALELGARLASQPRQAIRDTKRALNLHLRQAVDRTIDFALAAEGESMAGDDVMATVERFTARAR
- a CDS encoding IS3 family transposase, with the protein product MSRFELMAAECASSDVTRMAQLLGVSTSGYYKHRDRLSASEPTPRVQRRRDLEVKILAHHKDSGGTYGSPRITADLHDAGERVSANTVAAIMADLGIEGISPRTFKTTTVVDPCASFPPDLIGRRFDQGCIDAVWSSDITYLSCGEGDMYLCAIRDEHSRRVLGWAVDDHMRTELVTTAVDRAVFTRGGHVKGVILQSDRGTQYTSHDMAAAASAHGLRRSMGATGICWDNAGAEALWSTFKHEHYYRHTFAIKAELIAAVDNWMRFYNHQRRHSAIGMRSPITYERTLKVTLEAS